A stretch of Candidatus Brocadiaceae bacterium DNA encodes these proteins:
- a CDS encoding 4Fe-4S ferredoxin, translating into MSGCPGSQTMDFSDKEQSENESGSRVSQLRQWPIQLHLVSPQAPYFQEKDVLIVADCVPFALADFHKDYLKGKSLAIACPKLDSNQEIYIEKVKSLIDDAKINTLSVLIMQVPCCFGLVQVVKEGVEKAERKIPVKQVVVGIEGNVLSEEWL; encoded by the coding sequence ATGAGTGGATGTCCAGGTTCGCAGACGATGGATTTTAGTGATAAGGAGCAGAGTGAAAATGAATCAGGGAGCAGGGTGTCTCAACTGAGACAGTGGCCAATACAGTTACATTTGGTTTCACCTCAAGCCCCTTATTTCCAGGAAAAAGATGTCTTAATAGTGGCAGATTGCGTGCCTTTTGCCCTCGCTGATTTCCATAAAGATTATCTCAAAGGGAAAAGTCTTGCCATTGCCTGTCCGAAATTAGATTCGAACCAGGAAATATATATTGAAAAGGTGAAATCGTTGATTGATGACGCAAAGATAAACACTTTATCCGTTTTGATTATGCAGGTGCCCTGTTGTTTCGGATTGGTTCAGGTGGTAAAGGAAGGTGTAGAGAAAGCCGAGCGCAAGATACCGGTCAAACAAGTTGTTGTTGGTATCGAAGGTAATGTATTATCAGAGGAGTGGCTTTAA
- a CDS encoding hemerythrin domain-containing protein, with translation MKNVLEEEIKDIIGKHPEVGSILEEYGIGCSPCSVGSCLLKDIVGIHNLDPQQEAILMYRIEKAIYPDRDVPEPKVDLTKKAAPKEIKYSPPVKKLVDEHVLIKRLLALVPAIIEYTEKNTEVDKDLILGAVDFIRGYADKYHHMKEEDILFKYVDEQSEIIQIMYKDHDTGRAHIRQVVEGAESGNKAQIKEHLLGYRDLLTQHIQKEDEILYPWIDRQLTDAQVGEMFQKCNAADASVGDEVPRRYEKFIVDLEEKFKQEVNK, from the coding sequence TTGAAAAATGTATTAGAGGAAGAAATAAAGGATATAATCGGAAAGCATCCGGAAGTAGGCAGCATCCTTGAAGAATATGGCATAGGTTGTTCGCCATGTTCGGTGGGAAGTTGTCTTCTTAAGGATATTGTCGGCATCCACAATCTTGATCCTCAACAAGAAGCCATTTTAATGTATCGGATAGAAAAGGCCATCTATCCTGACAGGGATGTTCCGGAACCAAAGGTGGACTTAACAAAAAAGGCTGCTCCCAAGGAAATAAAATATTCTCCACCTGTTAAAAAGCTTGTTGATGAACATGTGCTCATTAAACGCCTCCTGGCCTTAGTTCCTGCCATTATAGAGTATACCGAAAAAAATACGGAGGTTGATAAGGATCTGATTTTGGGGGCGGTCGATTTCATCCGTGGATACGCGGACAAGTATCACCACATGAAAGAAGAAGATATTTTGTTTAAATATGTCGACGAGCAGTCTGAAATTATCCAGATAATGTACAAAGATCACGATACGGGAAGGGCACATATCAGGCAGGTAGTAGAGGGAGCAGAAAGTGGTAATAAGGCCCAGATAAAAGAACACCTCCTTGGTTACCGTGATTTATTGACGCAGCATATTCAAAAAGAGGATGAAATACTTTACCCATGGATTGATCGCCAACTGACCGATGCACAGGTCGGAGAAATGTTTCAAAAATGTAATGCGGCAGATGCTTCAGTTGGAGACGAAGTGCCAAGAAGGTACGAAAAATTTATTGTAGATTTGGAAGAAAAATTTAAACAGGAGGTTAATAAATGA
- a CDS encoding MltA domain-containing protein, which translates to MKPKKNLFKGLLIVIISFSILTSGCAMSRKRPLLMPKDPGSGLAEITDPKYFPNFKDEYSRESLLQSIDNSLEYLKRVKTNPYGFPMREFSHENMRDTLLFFREGFLRSENAEELNNFIIHNFRIFQAIGNKYNGEVHFTGYGTPIYDGSLFPTETFRYPIYNKPSDFKKPYYTRREIEEHNLLKGYEIVYLKSKLDAYLIHVQGSGQIRLPSGEKVYVGYDADSGHEYTSIGRLLVMDAKIPEDELTLSTLIHYFELHPDTVDSYLRQNDRFIFFKRVHYAVPHGSIGVPVTPMRSIATDKHVFPAGGLAFAVIESKRSKKKIWFWTEGKKTKSFLVLDQDTGSAIKTPARADVYFGIGENAMLEAGNLNSYGQLYYLLKR; encoded by the coding sequence ATGAAACCAAAAAAAAATCTTTTTAAAGGCCTGCTGATTGTTATCATTTCCTTTTCAATCCTGACGTCTGGCTGCGCCATGTCGCGAAAAAGGCCGCTCCTGATGCCGAAGGATCCGGGCAGTGGACTTGCCGAGATTACCGACCCGAAATACTTTCCGAATTTTAAAGATGAATACAGCAGGGAGAGTCTTCTTCAATCGATAGACAACAGTTTGGAATATCTTAAGAGGGTAAAAACAAATCCGTATGGATTTCCCATGAGAGAGTTTTCACACGAGAATATGAGAGATACATTGCTTTTTTTCCGGGAAGGTTTCCTGCGTTCTGAAAATGCGGAGGAGTTGAATAACTTTATTATACACAACTTTAGAATCTTTCAGGCAATTGGAAATAAATACAACGGGGAGGTGCATTTTACTGGTTACGGAACACCTATTTATGATGGAAGCTTGTTCCCTACGGAAACATTCCGGTATCCGATTTATAACAAGCCATCAGACTTCAAAAAGCCTTATTATACAAGGCGCGAAATCGAGGAACACAATCTTTTAAAGGGCTATGAAATTGTCTATCTCAAGTCTAAACTGGATGCCTACCTCATTCATGTTCAGGGCTCTGGCCAGATTAGACTTCCTTCGGGAGAAAAGGTTTATGTGGGATATGACGCTGATTCCGGCCATGAATATACCAGTATCGGACGACTGCTGGTAATGGATGCAAAGATTCCGGAAGATGAACTAACCCTTTCTACACTGATTCACTATTTTGAGCTCCATCCTGACACCGTAGACTCCTACCTGAGGCAAAATGATCGTTTTATCTTCTTTAAACGGGTGCACTATGCCGTTCCCCATGGTTCAATAGGAGTGCCGGTTACCCCAATGAGAAGCATAGCAACCGATAAACACGTTTTTCCTGCAGGCGGACTGGCATTTGCCGTCATCGAATCGAAGAGATCAAAGAAAAAAATCTGGTTTTGGACGGAGGGAAAAAAGACAAAATCTTTTCTTGTTCTGGACCAGGATACGGGCAGCGCAATCAAAACTCCGGCGAGAGCAGATGTTTATTTTGGCATTGGTGAAAATGCCATGCTGGAAGCAGGCAACTTAAACTCTTACGGCCAGCTCTATTATCTCCTGAAACGTTAG
- a CDS encoding class I SAM-dependent methyltransferase, producing the protein MTNTNARNKRLYEKKITVSEYAQTKLHTTEMLIFIKYREWILRKTILDIGCGAGRTTLPLKNIGECYTGIDYSLDMIDVCKKRFPNARFLHADVRNMGIFKDKTFDFVLFSYNGLDSISHEDRVKGLREIRRVLKHDGLFVFSSHNRNCRFANSRPTLPLALSPWVQVPSLLNYIRSSYNYARNKKQEHFEEEYAIINDKAHNFSLLTYYIDQKHQVSQLKKMGLEVIEMYDPYGNLLKPGDDDSNSAWIYYVTRQGK; encoded by the coding sequence ATGACAAACACAAACGCGCGTAATAAAAGGCTATACGAAAAAAAAATAACCGTATCGGAATATGCCCAGACGAAATTACACACGACAGAGATGCTGATTTTTATAAAGTATCGAGAGTGGATTTTGAGGAAAACCATTCTTGATATCGGGTGTGGCGCGGGAAGAACAACACTCCCACTGAAAAATATAGGAGAGTGTTATACGGGTATTGACTATTCACTTGATATGATAGACGTTTGCAAAAAAAGATTTCCTAACGCCCGTTTCCTTCATGCTGACGTAAGGAATATGGGTATATTTAAAGATAAGACATTCGATTTTGTTTTGTTTTCATACAACGGTCTTGATTCTATTTCTCACGAAGACAGAGTAAAAGGGCTGAGAGAAATACGAAGAGTTTTGAAGCATGACGGGTTGTTTGTTTTTTCTTCACATAACAGGAATTGTCGATTTGCTAATTCTCGCCCGACACTGCCACTTGCCTTAAGTCCATGGGTACAAGTCCCTTCTTTGTTGAATTATATTCGATCTTCCTACAATTATGCCAGGAATAAGAAACAGGAACACTTCGAAGAGGAATATGCAATCATCAATGACAAGGCACATAACTTTTCCTTGTTAACCTATTACATAGACCAAAAGCATCAGGTTTCTCAACTTAAAAAAATGGGACTAGAGGTCATTGAAATGTATGATCCCTATGGGAACCTGTTAAAGCCAGGGGATGATGACAGTAACAGCGCCTGGATTTACTATGTGACAAGGCAGGGAAAATAA
- a CDS encoding aspartate-semialdehyde dehydrogenase yields MGANVAVVGATGAVGMEFLKILESRKFRINELRLLASKRSAGKKMQFCGKEYLVQELTRNSFQGIEIALFSAGSGISKEFIPYAVGSGAVCIDNSSAFRMDDDVPLVVPEVNPQDIVRHNGIIANPNCSTIQMVVVLKPIHDAARIKRVVVSTYQAVSGAGLKAIEELHKETASILAGKEEFQRKLFPHQIAFNVLPQIPQSNAFLPNGYTSEEIKMVEETKKILGCKNIRVTATTVRVPVIHGHSESVNIETEKKISAAEARKILLKAAGVTVQDDPAQQLYPLASKAAGKDDVFVGRIREDESIETGINLWIVSDNLRKGAALNAIQIAEKLRD; encoded by the coding sequence ATGGGTGCAAATGTGGCAGTGGTTGGTGCGACAGGTGCTGTTGGAATGGAGTTCCTTAAAATTCTGGAAAGCAGAAAATTTCGCATTAACGAATTAAGACTGTTGGCATCAAAACGTTCTGCGGGAAAAAAGATGCAATTTTGTGGGAAAGAATACTTGGTACAGGAATTAACCAGGAATTCATTTCAGGGAATAGAGATAGCGCTTTTTAGTGCGGGATCTGGCATCAGTAAGGAATTTATACCGTATGCTGTGGGAAGCGGGGCTGTGTGTATAGACAATTCCAGCGCGTTTCGAATGGATGATGATGTGCCACTGGTAGTACCGGAAGTCAATCCTCAGGACATTGTCCGGCATAATGGTATTATTGCCAACCCAAACTGTTCAACTATTCAGATGGTGGTTGTTTTAAAACCAATCCATGATGCTGCCCGAATTAAAAGAGTGGTAGTCTCCACCTATCAGGCGGTATCTGGGGCAGGTCTTAAGGCCATAGAAGAACTTCATAAGGAAACGGCAAGTATTCTTGCCGGTAAGGAAGAATTTCAAAGAAAATTGTTCCCCCATCAGATTGCTTTTAATGTTTTACCCCAGATTCCACAGAGTAATGCTTTTCTTCCCAACGGATATACTTCAGAAGAAATAAAGATGGTAGAAGAAACGAAAAAAATCCTTGGATGCAAGAATATACGGGTTACAGCAACGACGGTACGCGTGCCAGTCATTCATGGCCATAGTGAATCAGTCAATATTGAAACGGAGAAGAAAATTTCTGCGGCAGAAGCAAGGAAAATACTTTTAAAGGCCGCCGGCGTTACCGTACAGGACGATCCCGCACAGCAATTGTATCCGCTGGCATCGAAAGCAGCGGGAAAAGACGATGTTTTTGTCGGGCGTATCCGAGAAGATGAATCAATTGAAACGGGAATCAATCTCTGGATCGTAAGTGACAATCTGAGAAAAGGGGCAGCTCTAAATGCCATCCAGATTGCAGAAAAACTCCGTGACTGA
- the sppA gene encoding signal peptide peptidase SppA, producing MKNQLFFTIAVIFPLIFFCFSGCSFITVSLTTTVKPLEETVVSGSGKDKILLVDISGVITDEKKSGIAHFSHEPDMVSRIKEELKSAAQDKHIQAIILRINSPGGTVTASDVIYHELKKYKKETGDTIVACIMDLGTSGGYYTAVSADKIIAYPTTVTGSIGVIMLNLSMEGLLQKIGVTDTSIKTGKYKDMGSPLKMMTDEEQKIFQDVLDTMYKRFLEVIAEGRKELSQDELAPLADGRIYTARQALDNKLIDQIGYLDEAISLTKKEAGLSDARVIVYHRPGVYKNNMYSQLRNTGIGTINLFNIDIKTFVNPGTPMFLYLWAP from the coding sequence ATGAAAAACCAATTATTTTTTACGATAGCTGTTATTTTTCCCCTGATTTTTTTTTGTTTTTCCGGCTGCAGTTTTATAACCGTTTCTCTCACTACAACGGTTAAACCGCTTGAAGAAACAGTGGTTTCCGGCAGTGGCAAAGACAAAATACTTCTCGTTGATATTTCCGGTGTAATTACTGACGAAAAAAAGAGTGGTATTGCGCATTTCTCCCATGAACCGGATATGGTTTCCCGCATCAAGGAAGAACTCAAATCAGCTGCGCAGGACAAGCACATTCAGGCTATTATTTTACGAATTAATAGCCCTGGTGGAACGGTAACTGCATCCGATGTAATCTACCACGAACTCAAAAAATACAAGAAGGAGACAGGAGATACGATAGTCGCCTGCATTATGGATTTGGGCACATCAGGCGGTTATTATACGGCAGTTTCTGCCGATAAAATTATCGCATACCCAACTACAGTCACGGGAAGCATCGGTGTTATTATGCTTAATCTCAGTATGGAGGGATTATTACAAAAAATTGGCGTTACCGATACGTCTATCAAAACGGGAAAATACAAGGATATGGGGTCTCCGTTGAAGATGATGACAGATGAAGAACAAAAGATTTTTCAAGACGTGCTTGATACGATGTATAAAAGATTCCTGGAAGTCATTGCAGAAGGCAGGAAGGAATTGTCCCAGGATGAACTTGCTCCACTGGCAGACGGCAGAATATATACTGCCCGCCAGGCATTGGACAATAAATTAATTGACCAGATTGGTTATTTGGACGAGGCCATTTCTCTGACAAAAAAAGAGGCGGGATTATCTGATGCGCGTGTTATTGTCTATCACAGACCTGGAGTTTATAAAAATAACATGTATTCACAACTCAGAAATACGGGCATTGGTACAATCAATCTGTTCAATATCGATATAAAGACATTCGTTAATCCAGGCACACCAATGTTCCTGTATTTATGGGCGCCATAA
- a CDS encoding IS66 family transposase has product MTINNINIDATLEKVKKLLSEEKELSPTMRSMVELLVVLVTLLANRLNVNSSNSSKPPSSDPNRKRVRKENGEKKPGGQKGRVGVTLQKVEEPDKVEVIKIDRRKLPPGNYREAGYESRQVFDIDISRIVTEYRAQILEDGKGDRFVASFPKEVTKAVQYGMGVKAHAVYMSQFQLIPYKRVQEYFREQLGIPVSEGSIYNFNQEAFGLLESFEEKAKERLARSDLLHVDETGIAMNGERRWLHCTSNGSWTYFFPHEKRGTDAMNTIGILPKFRGILCHDHWKPYYTYDCTHALCNAHHLRELTGVWEEDKQQWAKDTRVLLEEINRAVNDAGGFLETSESEKYRQRYRSIVKNAEAECPPPDETNRKGKRGRVKRTKARNLLERLIEYENDVLRFMENEIVPFTNNLGENDIRMTKVHQKISGCFRSMEGAKIFCRIRSYLSTCRKQGVSSSQGLEILFRGELPDFV; this is encoded by the coding sequence TTGACGATAAACAACATTAATATTGATGCAACGCTCGAAAAAGTGAAGAAACTTCTTTCTGAAGAGAAAGAGTTGTCACCAACCATGCGGTCTATGGTTGAGCTGCTGGTAGTACTGGTGACGTTACTGGCAAATCGCTTAAACGTGAACAGTAGTAATAGTAGCAAGCCGCCATCAAGTGATCCGAATCGCAAGAGAGTGCGCAAGGAGAACGGGGAGAAAAAGCCAGGCGGTCAAAAAGGTCGTGTGGGTGTAACCCTTCAAAAGGTCGAGGAGCCAGATAAGGTTGAGGTCATCAAAATTGACCGGAGAAAACTCCCGCCGGGAAACTATAGGGAGGCAGGTTATGAATCACGGCAGGTATTCGATATTGATATTTCAAGAATCGTAACGGAATATCGTGCGCAGATCCTTGAAGATGGTAAAGGGGATCGATTTGTAGCGTCTTTTCCTAAGGAAGTGACAAAGGCAGTGCAGTATGGAATGGGAGTGAAAGCACATGCAGTGTATATGTCACAATTTCAATTGATTCCTTATAAGAGAGTACAGGAGTATTTTCGAGAGCAACTCGGGATACCGGTGAGCGAAGGTTCCATTTACAACTTTAATCAAGAAGCATTCGGTTTATTGGAGAGCTTTGAAGAAAAAGCCAAAGAGAGGCTTGCCCGCTCAGATTTGCTCCATGTTGATGAAACGGGCATTGCCATGAATGGGGAAAGGCGTTGGCTGCATTGTACCTCCAATGGTTCATGGACGTACTTTTTCCCCCATGAGAAACGGGGAACTGATGCGATGAATACGATAGGGATATTACCCAAATTCAGGGGAATTCTTTGTCACGACCACTGGAAGCCGTATTACACGTATGATTGTACCCATGCATTATGTAATGCCCACCACTTAAGAGAATTGACAGGGGTATGGGAAGAAGACAAGCAGCAATGGGCAAAAGATACGAGAGTCTTGCTCGAAGAGATAAATCGCGCAGTAAATGATGCGGGAGGTTTTTTAGAAACCAGTGAGTCTGAAAAATACCGACAAAGGTATCGCTCGATAGTAAAAAATGCGGAAGCTGAATGTCCCCCACCTGATGAAACGAACAGAAAAGGGAAAAGGGGGAGAGTGAAAAGGACAAAAGCCCGGAATCTTCTGGAGCGATTGATAGAATACGAGAATGATGTGCTAAGATTTATGGAAAATGAAATTGTGCCCTTCACAAACAATTTAGGTGAAAATGATATCAGGATGACAAAGGTTCACCAGAAAATATCTGGCTGTTTCCGTTCTATGGAAGGCGCCAAAATTTTCTGTCGTATTCGTAGTTATCTCTCTACCTGTAGAAAGCAAGGGGTAAGCTCAAGCCAGGGCTTAGAAATATTATTTCGAGGTGAATTGCCTGATTTTGTTTGA
- a CDS encoding DUF5615 family PIN-like protein, protein MKNSLQHNILADENVDYRIVKYLRDKNYTVISILEDFRGISDKEVIELAKNKKAIVLTEDKDFGKWVFAHKEKTKGVIYLRYESDKMKTICNSLVYLLSKYGDVLHKKFAVITSNKIRMRDLT, encoded by the coding sequence ATGAAGAACTCATTGCAACATAATATTCTCGCGGATGAGAATGTTGATTATCGGATAGTTAAATACCTCAGAGATAAAAACTATACAGTCATTAGTATTTTAGAAGACTTTCGGGGTATTTCAGATAAAGAGGTTATAGAACTGGCAAAAAATAAAAAGGCAATAGTATTAACAGAAGACAAAGACTTTGGAAAATGGGTTTTTGCCCATAAAGAAAAGACAAAAGGTGTTATCTACTTACGATATGAAAGTGACAAAATGAAAACAATCTGTAATTCTTTAGTATATTTACTTTCAAAGTATGGGGATGTTTTGCATAAAAAGTTTGCTGTTATTACGTCCAATAAAATAAGAATGAGAGACCTAACATAA
- a CDS encoding DUF433 domain-containing protein, translating to MDYKERIMADSNIMLGKPIIKGTRITVESILKKLSEGMTIEDLLKAYPHLTKEDILAALSYSAEVISHEELIAT from the coding sequence ATGGACTATAAGGAAAGAATTATGGCAGATTCAAATATAATGCTTGGCAAACCGATAATCAAGGGAACCAGAATTACGGTTGAAAGCATTTTGAAAAAACTCTCTGAAGGCATGACGATCGAAGATTTATTGAAGGCATATCCACACTTGACCAAAGAAGACATTCTAGCGGCACTTTCTTACTCTGCTGAAGTAATATCTCATGAAGAACTCATTGCAACATAA
- a CDS encoding YgiT-type zinc finger protein, which translates to MKMHTPPAACPLCGGKKQAGKTTFTVDLGFGVVVVREVPATVC; encoded by the coding sequence ATGAAAATGCATACACCTCCTGCTGCTTGTCCTCTTTGCGGAGGGAAAAAACAAGCAGGGAAAACCACTTTCACGGTAGATCTTGGATTTGGCGTAGTTGTCGTTAGGGAAGTACCAGCAACAGTGTGTTAG
- a CDS encoding reverse transcriptase domain-containing protein produces the protein MGYPYDRGRTYIPTCLKGIYTKRQEGEKTTWHSYRQRQGHTCLSADRQQAFRQIIEPIFEREFSDNSKELEKGGYTFVRYADDFIVMTKTKEELPAALLFITDIVEGKLELELSKDKTELTNFKRGFRFLGYTFTGKYKGISNKSIEKLKDNIRNITKRTQGVNLKTVIDTLNPVISACAVHADRRGHVNYFRLGDVQKIYRNVDCWVRMRLRCFRFSRKWRTDLSACSAQAGNKRFPIRRFARMGLLSFEQYFLKKCAKV, from the coding sequence ATGGGTTATCCATATGACCGGGGGAGGACTTACATCCCAACCTGCCTTAAGGGTATATATACCAAAAGGCAGGAAGGGGAAAAGACCACTTGGCATTCCTATCGTCAGAGACAGGGTCATACCTGCCTATCGGCAGACAGGCAGCAGGCATTCCGGCAAATCATAGAACCGATATTTGAGAGAGAATTCTCAGATAACAGTAAAGAGCTGGAAAAAGGTGGATATACATTTGTTCGGTACGCGGATGACTTCATTGTCATGACGAAAACAAAAGAGGAACTCCCTGCCGCCCTACTGTTTATCACTGACATTGTTGAGGGGAAACTTGAATTGGAGTTGAGTAAGGATAAAACCGAACTCACCAACTTCAAGAGAGGTTTCAGGTTTCTGGGATACACGTTCACAGGTAAATACAAGGGGATAAGCAACAAATCGATTGAGAAACTCAAGGACAACATCAGAAATATCACGAAGCGTACGCAAGGGGTTAACTTGAAAACCGTCATTGATACATTGAATCCTGTCATCTCTGCCTGTGCGGTGCACGCAGACAGGAGAGGGCATGTCAACTACTTTCGGCTTGGTGATGTACAAAAAATATATCGCAATGTAGATTGCTGGGTGCGCATGAGGCTGAGATGCTTTCGGTTTTCGAGAAAGTGGAGAACGGACCTGTCTGCGTGCAGCGCACAGGCAGGCAACAAGCGTTTCCCGATACGCCGCTTTGCAAGAATGGGTCTACTCTCATTCGAACAATACTTCCTTAAGAAATGTGCAAAAGTGTGA